Part of the Thermococcus sp. 18S1 genome, AGCTCCCACTCCTCCTCTTCCTCGAAAAGCTCTTCCCCTTCGAACTCCTCGACCTTCTTCTTTTTCTTAGGAGGCTGCATCCCGATCCCCGTTTCTACCTGCGGATAATGGCTTATAAACTTTTTTCTACCAATTTAAAGCATTTCGTGGCCAAATTCTGTGATTCGGCCGGTTAGAAAGGTTTTTAATTGATGAGGCCAAGTGGAAATCATGAGAGTAGCCATCGTAACGAGCGACGCCCGCGTTTACTACACCGCCACCAGGGTGCTGAAGGAGTACGGCATACCCTTCCACAGCCTCCAGGTGGGTGAAGAGATACCCTTCGACGTTGAAGTGGTCCTGACGGGGGAAAGGGACTACAAGAGGGTCAGGTTTCCTGTAAAGGTCATTGTCAGGGACGAGAACTTCATAGACGAACTCCTGGCGAAGCTCGAAGGCAGGGAGAGGTTTAAGAGAGTTTACATCGCCATAGACCCCGGGGAAAGGCCGGGACTGAGCGTCGTCGCGGATAACCGTGTGCTCGAGGTTCACCACCTGAAGAGCCCGCGCGACGTTGGAATAATCCTCGACCTGCTGGATAAGTATCCCGGCGCTAAAATCAAAATCGGCCACGGCGCCAAGAGGCAGAGGGTGCTCATGCTCAAGGCCCTAGCGGACGTGCTCGGCTACGATTATCCCCTCATCGTCGTGAACGAGTCGAGGACCACCCCAAAGGTGGGCGGCATAGAGGTGTCCCAGGTGCAGGACATCGTGGCGGCCATAAATATAGGCCTGCGCGAGGGGAAGGAAGTTCCCATAGGCGAGCTGCTCGACGTTAAGGAGCCGACAAAGCGTGAGATAGACGATATAAAGAGGCGGAGCCGTGAGCTGAGCGGGAACATCACGATATCCTCCAGACTGGCCCGCGAAGTTGCGCTGGGCAACCTGACGCTGGATGAGGCGATAGATAGGCAGAGGAAGAGGAGGCGGTCAAGATGATCTTCGGTAAGGATGAGGAGAGGTACGAGAAGATTAAGCTCCGCGTTGCAGAGGCCCTGAAGAGGGATGTTGGCAGAGGAATAGTCCGGTTCGACAGGAAGTTCCAGAAGCAGCTCGGGGTGGAGCCGGGCGACATCGTGGAGCTTATAGGCGACCGCACAACCGCCGCGATAGTGGCCAACCCCCACCCGGACGACAGGGGACTCGACATCATCAGAATGGACGGCTACATCAGGAGGAACGCCGGGGTCAGCATAGGCGACTACGTGACGGTGGCGAAGGCCGAGGTGCAGGAGGCGAAGAAGGTTACCCTCGCCCCAGCCCAGAAGGGCGTCTTCATCCAGATACCCGGCGATATGGTGAAGCAGAACCTCCTGGGAAGGCCCGTGGTGAAGGGAGACCTGGTGGTCGCCAGCAGCAGGGGGGAGACCTACTACGGCGGCTCGCCCTTCGACGAGCTGCTCAGGGGGCTCTTCGAGACAATGCCCCTCGGATTCGGGGAGCTGAAGTTCGTGGTGGTCAGCACCAACCCCAAGGGCGTCGTCCAGATAACCTACAACACAGAGGTTGAGGTCCTCCCGCAGGCGGTTGAGGTGCGCGAGGAGGCCATCCCTGAGGTCACCTACGAGGACATCGGCGGCCTGAGCGATGCAATTCAGAAGATACGCGAGATGGTGGAGCTCCCGCTCAAGCACCCGGAGCTCTTTGAGCGCCTTGGAATTGAACCGCCTAAGGGTGTGCTCCTCTACGGTCCGCCCGGAACGGGTAAGACCCTCCTTGCAAAGGCCGTCGCCAACGAGGCCAACGCCCACTTCATAGCCATCAACGGCCCGGAGGTCATGAGCAAGTTCTACGGCGAGAGTGAGGAGCGTTTGAGGGAGATATTCAAGGAGGCCGAAGAGAACGCCCCCAGCATCATATTCATTGATGAGATTGACGCGATAGCCCCCAAGAGGGAGGAGGTTGTCGGGGAGGTTGAAAAACGCGTTGTCAGTCAGCTCCTCACCCTGATGGACGGCCTGAAGGGACGCGGAAAGGTCATAGTTATCGCCGCCACCAACAGGCCGGATGCCCTGGATCCAGCCCTCAGAAGGCCCGGACGCTTCGACAGGGAGATAGAGGTCGGGGTTCCCGATAAGAAGGGCAGGAAGGAGATACTCCAGATACACACGAGAGGAATGCCCCTCGAGCCGGATTACGACAGGGAGACAGTCCTCAAGGTTCTGAAGGAGCTCCTCAAAAAGAAAGCCTTTGATGAGGAGGTTCTCAAAAAGCTGATGGAGCGTGTTGAGAAGGCCAGGAGCGACGACGAGGTGAAGGAGATTCTGAAGAGCGCGAGCGAGGTTTACCCAGAGGTCAGAACCAGGCTCATCGACAGGATGCTCGAGAGGATCGCGGAGAAAACGCACGGCTTCGTCGGTGCGGACCTCGCCGCCCTCGCGAGAGAGGCGGCCATGGTCGTCCTCAGGAGGCTCATAAACGAGGGCAAGATAAGCCCCGAGCACGAGAAGATACCCCCTGAGGTCCTCCAGGAGCTTCGCGTGAGGAAGGCTGACTTCTACGAGGCCCTCAAGATGGTGGACCCAAGCGCGCTCAGGGAAGTGCTCATCGAGATGCCGAACGTCCGCTGGGAGGACATAGGCGGCCTCGAGGAGGTAAAGCAGGAGCTCAAAGAAGCGGTCGAGTGGCCGATGAAATATCCCAAGGCGTTCCAGAGGCTCGGCATCGAGCCGCCGAGGGGTGTGCTCCTCTACGGTCCACCTGGAACGGGTAAGACTCTCCTGGCCAAGGCCGTGGCGACGGAGAGCGAGGCCAACTTCATCGGCATCCGCGGCCCGGAGGTTCTCAGCAAGTGGGTGGGTGAGAGCGAGAAGCGCGTGAGGGAGATATTCAGGAAGGCTCGCCAGGCCGCTCCAACGGTGATATTCATCGACGAGATCGACGCGATAGCCCCAGCCAGAGGCATGGAGGGCGACCGCGTTACCGACAGGCTCATCAACCAGCTCCTCACCGAGATGGACGGCATAGAGCGCAACAGCGGTGTGGTCGTCATAGCCGCGACGAACAGGCCCGACATTCTCGACCCTGCCCTGCTCAGACCCGGC contains:
- a CDS encoding CDC48 family AAA ATPase, yielding MIFGKDEERYEKIKLRVAEALKRDVGRGIVRFDRKFQKQLGVEPGDIVELIGDRTTAAIVANPHPDDRGLDIIRMDGYIRRNAGVSIGDYVTVAKAEVQEAKKVTLAPAQKGVFIQIPGDMVKQNLLGRPVVKGDLVVASSRGETYYGGSPFDELLRGLFETMPLGFGELKFVVVSTNPKGVVQITYNTEVEVLPQAVEVREEAIPEVTYEDIGGLSDAIQKIREMVELPLKHPELFERLGIEPPKGVLLYGPPGTGKTLLAKAVANEANAHFIAINGPEVMSKFYGESEERLREIFKEAEENAPSIIFIDEIDAIAPKREEVVGEVEKRVVSQLLTLMDGLKGRGKVIVIAATNRPDALDPALRRPGRFDREIEVGVPDKKGRKEILQIHTRGMPLEPDYDRETVLKVLKELLKKKAFDEEVLKKLMERVEKARSDDEVKEILKSASEVYPEVRTRLIDRMLERIAEKTHGFVGADLAALAREAAMVVLRRLINEGKISPEHEKIPPEVLQELRVRKADFYEALKMVDPSALREVLIEMPNVRWEDIGGLEEVKQELKEAVEWPMKYPKAFQRLGIEPPRGVLLYGPPGTGKTLLAKAVATESEANFIGIRGPEVLSKWVGESEKRVREIFRKARQAAPTVIFIDEIDAIAPARGMEGDRVTDRLINQLLTEMDGIERNSGVVVIAATNRPDILDPALLRPGRFDRLILVPAPDEKARLEILRVHTKRVPLAGDVNLKELAKKTEGYSGADIEALVREAALLAMRRIMRELPAEAVEEESEEFLERLRVSKRDFEAALKKVRPSITPYMVEYYQNFDENRRKRGGKKTEGPDYYTF